From Cyclobacteriaceae bacterium, a single genomic window includes:
- a CDS encoding PadR family transcriptional regulator — protein MIGYIGEFEELVLLTIAALDEAAYGVAIKEDIEQRTDRSISIGALHSTITRLDEKGFIKSWLGDPTQARGGRRKRYFQLTNQGKAALRKVKALRDELWDLSKVNLAFSA, from the coding sequence ATGATCGGATACATCGGTGAATTTGAAGAGTTAGTGCTTCTTACCATCGCAGCATTGGATGAAGCCGCTTATGGCGTTGCTATCAAGGAAGATATCGAGCAACGAACCGATCGCTCCATCAGTATTGGTGCCCTGCATTCTACGATTACCCGTTTGGATGAAAAAGGATTTATTAAATCCTGGCTTGGTGACCCGACACAAGCGAGAGGTGGAAGAAGGAAGCGCTACTTTCAATTAACAAATCAGGGCAAGGCTGCCTTGCGCAAAGTAAAGGCATTGCGCGATGAACTTTGGGATCTTTCAAAAGTAAATCTGGCGTTTTCTGCATGA